Proteins encoded by one window of Glycine soja cultivar W05 chromosome 15, ASM419377v2, whole genome shotgun sequence:
- the LOC114386962 gene encoding eukaryotic translation initiation factor 3 subunit D-like: MGKAFDIGAVPFNADGWGPPDNATSGSNNNNLPLNVPFAPFSRSDKLGRIADWTRNFNNPTRSKNPADAVFDFANDDSFPASADDDASFRLVDGKPPPRPKFGPKWRFQQQRQLPQRRDEEVEAKKREQEKERARRDRLYHMNRSNPNQQRREAAVFKSSVDIQPEWNMHDQIPFSTFSKLSFTVPEPEDLLLCGALEYYDRTYDRITPKNERRLERFKNRNFFKVTTTDDPVIRRLANEDKATVFATDTILSTLMCAPRSVYSWDIVVQRVGNKLFFDKRDGSQLDLLSVHETSQEPLPESKDDINSAHSLSVEAAYINQNFSQQVLIRDGNKVTFDEANPFANEGEEVASVAYRYRRWKLDDDMYLVARCEVHSVVDVNKQRSFLTLNALNEFDPKYSGVDWRQKLETQRGAVLATELKNNANKLAKWTAQALLASADTMKLGYVSRIHPRDHFNHVILAVVGYKPRDFAAQINLNTTNMWGIVKSIVDLCMKLNEGKYVLVKDPSKPQVRIYEVPADAFENDYVEEPLPEDEQVQPPAEGAEGGEAAATTNDVEDKQIDGQA, from the coding sequence ATGGGAAAAGCCTTCGACATCGGAGCCGTTCCGTTCAACGCCGACGGGTGGGGTCCGCCGGACAACGCGACCTCaggcagcaacaacaacaacctcccTCTGAACGTCCCCTTCGCCCCCTTCTCCCGCTCCGACAAATTGGGCCGCATCGCCGACTGGACCCGCAACTTCAACAATCCGACCCGCTCCAAGAACCCCGCCGATGCCGTCTTCGACTTCGCCAACGACGACTCCTTCCCCGCCTCCGCCGACGACGACGCCTCCTTCCGCCTCGTCGACGGAAAGCCCCCGCCGCGCCCCAAATTCGGCCCCAAGTGGCGCTTCCAGCAGCAGCGCCAGCTCCCTCAGCGGCGCGACGAGGAAGTCGAGGCCAAGAAGCGCGAGCAGGAGAAGGAACGAGCCCGCAGAGACCGTCTCTACCACATGAACCGCTCAAACCCTAACCAACAGCGCCGCGAAGCCGCCGTCTTCAAATCCTCCGTGGATATCCAACCCGAGTGGAACATGCATGACCAGATCCCCTTCAGCACCTTCTCCAAGCTCTCCTTCACCGTTCCCGAACCCGAAGACCTCCTCCTCTGCGGCGCCCTCGAGTATTACGACCGCACCTACGATCGGATCACTCCCAAAAACGAACGCCGCCTCGAACGCTTCAAGAATCGGAACTTCTTCAAAGTCACCACCACCGACGACCCCGTCATTCGCAGACTCGCCAACGAGGACAAAGCCACCGTTTTCGCCACCGACACGATTCTCTCCACTCTCATGTGTGCTCCCAGGTCTGTTTATTCCTGGGACATTGTCGTTCAGCGTGTGGGGAATAAGCTCTTCTTCGATAAGCGCGATGGGTCGCAGCTTGATTTGCTCTCTGTTCACGAGACCTCGCAGGAGCCATTGCCTGAGTCGAAGGATGACATTAACTCTGCTCATTCGTTGAGCGTTGAGGCTGCTTATATTAACCAGAATTTTTCGCAGCAGGTGCTTATTAGGGATGGGAATAAGGTTACTTTTGATGAGGCTAACCCTTTTGCGAATGAGGGTGAGGAGGTTGCTTCTGTGGCTTATAGGTATAGGAGGTGGAAGCTTGATGATGATATGTATCTTGTTGCGAGGTGTGAGGTGCATAGTGTTGTTGATGTGAACAAGCAGAGGTCGTTCCTTACTTTGAATGCGTTGAACGAGTTTGATCCTAAGTATTCCGGTGTGGATTGGAGGCAGAAGTTGGAGACTCAGAGGGGTGCTGTGTTGGCTACTGAACTTAAGAACAATGCGAATAAGTTGGCTAAGTGGACTGCTCAGGCTCTTTTGGCGAGTGCGGATACAATGAAGTTAGGGTATGTGTCGAGGATTCATCCCCGCGATCATTTCAATCATGTGATTTTGGCTGTGGTTGGCTATAAACCCAGGGACTTTGCAGCACAGATTAATTTGAACACGACGAATATGTGGGGGATTGTGAAGTCTATTGTGGACTTGTGCATGAAATTGAATGAGGGGAAGTATGTTCTTGTGAAGGATCCATCTAAGCCCCAGGTTAGGATTTACGAGGTTCCCGCGGATGCGTTTGAAAATGACTATGTGGAGGAGCCACTTCCGGAGGATGAACAAGTTCAGCCTCCAGCAGAAGGCGCCGAGGGGGGAGAAGCAGCCGCTACTACTAATGATGTGGAAGACAAGCAGATAGATGGTCAAGCTTAA